The following are encoded in a window of Armatimonas rosea genomic DNA:
- a CDS encoding sugar phosphate nucleotidyltransferase: MSVVAIVPAAGLGTRLRPLSDAIPKEMLPVGRALALERIVAELHAAGVERIVFVVSPQKEAFLRKHFGESFGYALQPEMRGLGDAILQARALASGASRLLVALGDAVFEEPELGGLTRRVLATDSPISIAVQQVPRERLSKYGVVAPKAGTEGSTFRIQDIVEKPAPDQAPSDFAVTARYVLPDTLFETLEKTPPAKNGEVQLTDALQLLLRAGVPGSAVPLLPGETRHDIGGFETYFKAFVTFAMNDPEYGAALRTYLKETLQL; this comes from the coding sequence CCGGTCTGGGCACCCGCCTGAGGCCGCTGAGCGATGCTATTCCTAAGGAAATGCTTCCTGTGGGACGCGCGCTCGCACTGGAGCGCATTGTCGCCGAGCTTCATGCTGCGGGGGTAGAGCGCATTGTCTTTGTGGTCTCGCCCCAAAAAGAGGCGTTTCTTCGGAAGCACTTCGGCGAGAGCTTCGGCTACGCCCTCCAGCCCGAGATGCGCGGCCTCGGGGATGCGATCCTCCAGGCGCGTGCTCTTGCAAGCGGCGCCTCCCGCCTCTTAGTTGCGCTGGGCGATGCGGTCTTTGAGGAGCCAGAGCTGGGAGGCCTCACCCGCCGCGTCCTCGCCACTGACTCCCCGATCTCGATAGCCGTCCAGCAAGTGCCTCGTGAGCGCCTCTCCAAGTACGGGGTTGTCGCACCGAAAGCGGGAACCGAGGGGAGCACCTTTCGTATCCAAGATATCGTGGAAAAACCCGCTCCCGACCAGGCTCCTAGTGATTTTGCGGTAACGGCCCGCTACGTCCTGCCCGATACCCTCTTTGAGACACTTGAGAAGACACCGCCCGCAAAGAACGGGGAGGTTCAGCTCACCGATGCCCTCCAGCTCTTGCTTCGTGCAGGGGTTCCGGGGAGCGCGGTGCCACTTTTGCCAGGAGAGACACGTCACGACATTGGCGGCTTTGAGACCTACTTCAAGGCCTTTGTCACATTTGCCATGAACGATCCCGAGTACGGCGCAGCGTTGCGCACTTATCTGAAAGAGACGCTGCAACTATGA